A stretch of Apis cerana isolate GH-2021 linkage group LG1, AcerK_1.0, whole genome shotgun sequence DNA encodes these proteins:
- the LOC108002081 gene encoding bromodomain adjacent to zinc finger domain protein 2B isoform X25, whose product MGTGMEKENSASGGGGGGGGGGGGEAAATATPGATSASEKLQADQANPLLDPTALFGAYWPRSDSAASSLFGGMPGGYGLGAHHLPSAYAILGRGGSAPGFGGHTPASAPPPPPYSHSSLGTLSVAASQAASLGINPASAAWWTMASHLAAQDYLARLQGAAGLPGFPPGAESLLPPYPASLLNPPSLSSHKSSKSKSSKSHKTPASSSSSTTPSMTSSSLPVSTQAPVTSSHHSTSASTTPNSQTNVVSSAKEGSDPSSILGGVRLPPDTEIIKYTSSIVGPKVPGTTNRGRKKTISLDTPSVSVHPPPVPALTAHQTNTTTTSLMMEPRKYNRTGSESNDYRESVDRVEVIKLPAHSTNGNVLPAPSSYTTTTNTSNSNDSDAPLNLSLKPATTSSNSPISGSQPLSQLSNLSQSLLASDRTSRRKPGPKPRRVPQNSVPVPASPSPSLAQLFAAADSPQRPSSGSEESESASTTHHKDGRPRNLGRGVSKPKKNTVASLLAQSRALGIKPTPTLDPSVPLSHQVSLLRSNILAAQLHATATGQTGQTDDKNQRSLQEKMKNKLLEVSGEESNMDVTSESGSNTDVVTDTDDDNTDGVSSAKRRKVKPSERDLQVPLERGWKRETVIKGLGKSGVIKGDVSYYSPCGKTFRSSPDLAKNWLFQFLEQQNPPELTTANFSFSSRPLVGEFLQPTMGLAEAEFVRLGAQEVARRLEELRAAGGFRDSRTNNQYEREKLAYAKKLAKEEAQRHKEQARLIKEQEKTERQEAVRREREIRNQQLLEERELKRQQAVMLKEQMYMQELTKQREMLYTVELERERRRQHMALVRALENRRKMEEREKKRLEARAERIATKEKRAEQRKMEMELIEQIRKPVEDMELTDHRSLPELKRIPGLKLSGQAFADIVMVFEFLHNFGETLGFDMESLPSLKSLQLALLNDEEAEEELLSVMTHLLVCAIEDPGIPQPARHTTGLGQSLRQADITHANISEVLRIYLYANATGEVKALTGVCLERERDKKFADHHQNGGDYASTCSGKNAQFYEHLHNNETWRMSERLRDKPFLALNPTHKAQMLAFLCNELLQNKAVIRQIEGSLETVAQLRKERFVLDTKIRKLRQLHSRKVRMEAVGVIVNKTGDTITIEKKEGDEEGNTSSTAVGTTPTPDEIHHEDEVEDMSENESEGTQPEEEEDKNLSGEELGKKLDKLLKQSEEQLQKLNSSSKQLRAHIFGQDRYWRRYWELACAGGIFVEAMESAEPEILELQAELDEKYKDVSMEEKRETKQEDTKVENRENEAPNDVKKEKKFNSNDQEDTKSLIEKTKSEIEDINCKKEPMQNCENLTNVKEEKKNDLDNSMTDAKTNVTSEEIKQETEVVSMDVDVKEETKKENDETDEDMKPAVKMMEDKIVETIPNGDKFNHVNNLHNGKELNGTFISNNSNESNWFSILPRETCDTPGPSTKQIFGIAEPTELRIPVFPPPASPNYDRCDSPAPLILTQDEAAQLEYLKVHGLPPPGEAKPVPNDLRYGWWRITDVDTFQELLEHLHSRGVREKELKRTTWATMESFLAVTGKINVDPGNLTATELQATPDEPDTPIPKPDNPAVWSEQVALRVDAQLLEQVEALEDKVANASMQVKGWKLPPRAGTEEAEEIEKLNEMEKISAVEQARQRLLSLEAAIERRYLKPPLGVCTGDPNLAALKAEQAAAANANSNNSDQSNQTPVPQEETTPRGLNNWREATARAHTSAQLAMALYMLEASIAWDKSIMKAVSLTPARNSVCVKLRNRCVSLKATTQYNQLLTTSQASNCQFCHSGDNEDKLLLCDGCDRGYHTYCFRPKMENIPDGDWYCHECMNKATGERNCLVCGKRVGKNLVLCELCPRAYHTDCHNPVMPKMPRGKWYCSNCHSKQPKKRNSSRRSHTKGGGTRESESSDHPPASPTPSTASNTHVEDVSSSEPATPTASPRKEGNNRTLTKKQQRELAPCKVLLEQLEQQDEAWPFLLPVNTKQFPTYKKIIKTPMDLSTIKKKLQDSVYKSRDEFCADVRQMFINCEVFNEDDSPVGKAGHGMRSFFEMRWTEITGAPPPHPQTHS is encoded by the exons CGTATTGGCCTCGGAGCGACAGTGCAGCTTCGTCGCTTTTCGGCGGTATGCCGGGCGGATATGGATTGGGGGCCCATCATTTACCATCGGCTTACGCTATCCTGGGCCGTGGAGGTTCTGCTCCCGGATTCGGGGGTCACACACCGGCTTCCGCTCCACCGCCACCCCCGTACTCCCACAGCAGCCTTGGTACTCTGAGCGTGGCTGCCAGTCAGGCTGCAAGTTTAG GCATCAATCCCGCGAGTGCAGCATGGTGGACGATGGCCTCACACTTAGCGGCACAGGACTACCTCGCGAGGTTACAAGGAGCGGCAGGATTGCCCGGATTTCCGCCTGGCGCCGAGAGCCTCCTGCCACCGTATCCTGCCTCGCTACTTAATCCCCCGTCCTTGTCGTCCCACAAGTCCAGTAAGT CTAAGTCAAGCAAGAGTCACAAGACTCCCGCGAGCAGCAGCAGCTCGACGACGCCGAGTATGACGAGCAGCAGTTTACCGGTCTCGACCCAGGCGCCGGTCACGTCCTCTCATCACAGCACGTCGGCGAGCACCACGCCGAATTCCCAAACGAACGTTGTCAG TTCTGCGAAAGAGGGCAG cgaTCCTAGCAGTATATTAGGAGGTGTACGCCTGCCACCCGATACAGAGATTATCAAATACACGTCGAGCATAGTCGGTCCAAAGGTTCCTGGCACAACGAACCGCGGTAGAAAGAAGACCATATCCTTGGACACGCCGAGCGTGAGCGTACATCCGCCCCCTGTACCCGCTCTCACCGCTCATCAAACAAACACGACCACCACGTCACTGATGATGGAACCGAGAAAGTATAATCGCACGGGG aGCGAGTCGAACGATTACAGGGAGTCGGTGGATCGCGTGGAGGTGATCAAATTGCCGGCACATTCGACGAACGGCAACGTTCTACCGGCACCATCGTCCTACACGACCACCACCAACACGAGCAACTCGAACGATTCGGACGCGCCGTTGAACCTCTCGTTGAAACCGGCGACGACCAGCAGTAATTCGCCGATTTCCGGCAGCCAGCCGCTCAGCCAGCTCAGTAATTTAAGTCAGTCGTTACTCGCCTCCGATCGAACTT CGAGAAGAAAGCCAGGACCGAAGCCTCGAAGGGTGCCGCAGAACTCCGTGCCGGTGCCGGCGTCGCCGAGCCCTTCGTTGGCGCAGCTGTTCGCCGCCGCCGATTCACCGCAACGGCCGAGCAGCGGGAGCGAGGAGAGCGAGAGCGCAAGCACGACCCACCACAAGGACGGCAGGCCAAGGAACCTGGGTCGCGGCGTTTCGAAACCGAAGAAGAACACGGTTGCCTCGTTGCTCGCTCAGAGCAGAGCCCTGGGAATCAAACCGACGCCCACGTTGGACCCCAGTGTGCCATTGTCTCATCAGGTCTCGTTACTGAGGTCCAATATTCTGGCTGCTCAATTGCACGCTACAGCGACCGGTCAGACCGGTCAGACAGATGACAAGAATCAG CGGTCTTTGCAGGAGAAGATGAAGAACAAGTTGCTCGAGGTCTCCGGCGAGGAGAGCAACATGGACGTGACGAGCGAAAGCGGCAGCAACACAGACGTTGTGACGGATACCGACGACGACAACACGGACGGCGTCTCCAGCGCGAAGAGAAGAAAGGTGAAGCCCAGCGAGAGGGATCTCCAGGTGCCGCTGGAGCGTGGCTGGAAGCGGGAGACCGTGATCAAGGGATTGGGGAAGTCGGGAGTGATAAAGGGTGACGTGTCTTATTACAGCCCTTGCGGAAAGACGTTCAGAAGCAGCCCGGATTTAGCCAAG AATTGGCTGTTTCAGTTTCTAGAGCAACAGAATCCGCCCGAGTTGACGACCGCCAACTTTTCGTTCTCCTCTCGTCCTCTGGTAGGCGAGTTTCTTCAACCGACGATGGGCCTCGCGGAGGCGGAATTCGTCAGGTTGGGGGCTCAGGAAGTGGCGAGAAGATTGGAGGAGTTGAGAGCCGCGGGTGGTTTCAGGGACTCGAGGACGAATAACCAATACGAGAGGGAGAAGTTGGCGTACGCGAAAAAATTGGCCAAGGAGGAGGCGCAGCGACATAAGGAACAGGCTAG GTTGATCAAGGAGCAGGAGAAAACGGAGAGACAGGAGGCGGTTAGACGGGAGCGGGAGATTAGGAATCAACAGTTGCTCGAG GAACGCGAGCTGAAGCGGCAGCAGGCAGTTATGCTGAAAGAACAG ATGTACATGCAGGAGCTCACCAAGCAGCGCGAGATGCTCTACACCGTCGAGCTG gAAAGAGAACGAAGGAGGCAGCACATGGCATTGGTTCGAGCGTTAGAAAACCGCCGAAAAatggaggaaagagagaaaaaacgatTGGAGGCGAGAGCTGAAAGAATAGCAACGAAAGAAAAACGCGCCGAACAGAGGAAGATGGAGATGGAACTGATCGAACAAATCAGAAAGCCTGTTGAGGACATGGAACTAACTG ATCATAGATCACTGCCAGAACTAAAACGAATACCTGGTCTGAAATTATCCGGCCAAGCGTTTGCAGACATTGTAATGGTGTTTGAATTTCTGCATAATTTCGGCGAGACTTTAGGCTTTG atatggaATCGCTCCCAAGTCTAAAAAGCCTTCAATTGGCGTTGCTCAATGATGAGGAAGCGGAGGAAGAGCTTCTGTCCGTGATGACACATTTGTTAGTATGTGCGATCGAGGATCCAGGAATCCCTCAACCAGCGAGACACACGACAGGCCTTGGCCAAAGCCTCCGACAAGCTGATATAACGCATGCCAACATCAGTGAGGTGTTACGAATCTACTTATACGCGAACGCGACAGGAGAAGTGAAGGCTCTGACAGGAGTATGTCTAGAACGGGAACGCGATAAGAAATTTGCCGATCATCATCAAAATGGTGGTGATTACGCTTCTACCTGTTCGGGCAAAAATGCTCAATTTTACGAGCATTTACATAACAACGAAACATGGAGGATGTCCGAAAGGCTGAGAGACAAACCATTCCTAGCTTTGAATCCGACGCACAAGGCACAAATGCTCGCGTTTCTCTGTAACGAGCTATTGCAGAACAAGGCTGTGATCAGACAGATCGAAGGAAGCTTGGAAACAGTAGCTCagttaagaaaagaaagattcgtTTTGGATACAAAGATAAGAAA ATTGAGACAATTACATAGTCGAAAAGTACGAATGGAAGCAGTGGGTGTGATAGTTAATAAAACTGGAGACACAATTACGATTGAGAAAAAAGAGGGCGATGAGGAGGGTAACACGTCGTCAACGGCAGTAGGTACGACACCCACTCCTGATGAGATTCATCATGAAGATGAAGTTGAAGACATGTCCGAAAATGAGAGTGAAGGAACTCAACCTGAGgag GAAGAAGACAAAAATCTCTCTGGTGAAGAGCTCGGTAAAAAGTtggacaaattattaaaacaatcagAAGAACAATTGCAAAAATTGAATAGCTCTTCAAAACAACTACGAGCCCATATATTTGGCCAAGATAGGTATTGGAGAAGATATTGGGAATTAGCATGCGCAGGTGGCATTTTCGTCGAGGCCATGGAAAGCGCAGAACCTGAAATCCTTGAGTTGCAGGCTGAATTAGACGAAAAGTACAAAGATGTATCGATggaggagaaaagagaaacaaaacaAGAAGACACCAAAGTCGAAAATCGGGAGAATGAAGCTCCTAATGAtgtaaagaaggaaaagaaattcaattcaaatgaTCAAGAAGATACGAAATCTTTAATAGAGAAAACAAAATCTGAAATTGAAGATATTAATTGTAAGAAAGAACCTATGCAAAACtgtgaaaatttaacgaatgttaaggaagagaaaaagaatgatttgGATAATTCAATGACTGATGCAAAGACCAATGTTACATCTGAAGAGATTAAACAAGAAACAGAAGTAGTTAGTATGGATGTGGATgtcaaagaagaaacaaaaaaagaaaatgacgaAACGGATGAAGATATGAAACCAGCAGTGAAGATGATGGAagataaaattgttgaaacaATTCCAAACGGTGATAAATTCAATCATGTGAATAACCTTCATAATGGGAAGGAATTGAATGGCACTTTTATTTCTA ataATAGTAACGAATCGAATTGGTTCTCAATTTTACCTCGGGAAACTTGTGATACTCCAGGACCAAGTACCAAACAAATATTTGGAATAGCCGAACCAACTGAACTGAGAATACCAGTATTTCCTCCACCGGCTAGTCCAAATTACGATAGATGTGATAGTCCTGCTCCTTTAATTTTGACTCAAGACGAAGCAGCGCaacttgaatatttaaaagttcatGGTTTACCACCTCCTGGAGAAGCTAAACCAGTACCAAATG ACTTAAGATATGGCTGGTGGAGAATAACGGATGTTGATACGTTTCAAGAATTGCTGGAACATCTTCATTCTCGCGGTGTTCGCGAAAAAGAACTAAAACGTACAACATGGGCAACTATGGAATCTTTCTTAGCTGTTACAGGCAAGATCAATGTAGATCCTGGCAATCTTACTGCTACAGAACTTCAAGCGACACCTGATGAACCTGATACGCCAATTCCAAAACCAGACAATCCGGCAGTTTGGAGCGAACAAGTTGCGCTACGCGTGGATGCGCAATTATTGGAACAAGTTGAGGCCCTAGAAGATAAAGTCGCAAATGCCAGCATGCAGGTCAAAGGCTGGAAACTGCCTCCACGGGCAGGAACCGAGGAGgctgaagaaattgaaaaactaaACGAAATGGAAAAGATCAGTGCAGTTGAACAAGCACGGCAAAGGTTATTGTCTCTAGAGGCCGCTATAGAAAGGAGATATTTGAAACCACCGTTAGGTGTTTG caCGGGAGATCCAAACTTGGCGGCTTTAAAGGCAGAACAAGCAGCTGCTGCAAATGcgaattcgaataattcggATCAGAGCAATCAGACTCCAGTACCTCAAGAAGAAACAACTCCAAGAGGGCTAAACAACTGGCGAGAGGCAACAGCTCGAGCACATACATCCGCTCAGCTGGCCATGGCACTTTATATGTTGGAGGCTAGCATCGCTTGGGACAAGAGCATCATGAAGGCTGTGAGTCTAACACCAGCTAGAAACTCGGTCTGCGTCAAGCTACGAAACCGCTGCGTCTCACTCAAAGCTACCACTCAATACAATCAGCTATTGACTACTTCTCAGGCCTCT AATTGTCAATTTTGTCATAGCGGAGATAACGAAGACAAATTATTACTGTGTGATGGTTGTGACCGCGGCTATCATACTTATTGTTTCCGTCCAAAAATGGAAAACATTCCTGATGGTGACTG GTATTGTCACGAATGCATGAATAAAGCAACAGGGGAGCGAAATTGTTTGGTATGTGGAAAGAGAGTTGGTAAAAACTTAGTATTATGTGAACTCTGTCCAAGGGCTTATCACACTGACTGCCACAATCCTGTTATGCCAAAA ATGCCAAGGGGAAAATGGTATTGTTCTAATTGCCACAGTAAACAACCAAAGAAGAGAAATAGTAGTCGAAGGAGTCATACCAAAGGGGGAGGCACCAGAGAAAGTGAAAGTTCTGATCATCCACCAGCTAG TCCAACGCCGTCAACGGCATCGAACACACACGTAGAGGACGTCAGTTCATCGGAACCAGCAACCCCAACTGCCTCACCACGGAAGGAGGGAAACAATAGGACGCTCACGAAGAAACAACAACGAGAGTTGGCTCCTTGTAAGGTGCTACTCGAACAGTTGGAGCAACAGGACGAGGCCTGGCCGTTCCTCTTGCCGGTGAACACCAAACAGTTTCCTACctacaagaaaattattaaaacaccCATGGATCTCAGTActattaagaagaaattgcAGGATTCCGT GTACAAGTCTCGCGATGAGTTTTGCGCCGATGTCAGACAGATGTTCATCAACTGCGAGGTATTCAACGAGGACGACAGTCCCGTGGGGAAGGCCGGACATGGGATGCGCAGTTTCTTCGAAATGCGTTGGACCGAGATTACTGGCGCACCACCTCCACACCCGCAAACGCATAGCTGA